In the genome of Deinococcus deserti VCD115, one region contains:
- a CDS encoding penicillin acylase family protein — MVLRRRSVWWRLWHASALVVLLLALVLGAAAWWVHAGAAPRVGGELRLSGLQGPVTVTRDEWGVPHIRARASDEDAVYALGFVHWQDRSWQMDFQRRVVQGRLSEVLGAAALPQDRFLRTWGFQRAALSALPALSERSRGLIRAYTAGVNAAMKQGKVALEFRILRYSPEPWTEVDSLSWSKLMAYDLGGNQADEVLGTRVVSKLGRRGLNEVTAPYPAGAPTVLSADELGAVHPTPPAPVNTGPEHASRPKTGLPPATVQALQAHLNAARELGLQAVPGKGSNNWVLAGSRTASGRPILADDPHLALTSPMLWYLADLQGPTLRAIGASIPGLPSIVIGRNDRVAWGVTNVNPDVQDLYIEPEGARLSARTEVIRVKGQPDVHLRVRESRHGPIVSDVGAGEVGPRVALKWTALQPGDTTLDAFLGLNYARNWQDFTRALEKYVAPTQSFVYADVDGNTGYYAPGRIPVRKGWDGSLPVSGDGRREWQGYIPHARLPHTYNPADGLIVSANNQVVPAAYAFSLGNPRNWAEPYRAQRITELLSVRPGGLTLADVQRVQLDTVSPVWSDFRSVLLKTVPGSDLSRRALALLRGWDGNETVDSVQATLFEAWLMQLHGLAEDELETQTQMNSLSVLNQLRRNGALCAVNGQGTCAEALSGSLEAAVADLRSRLGPEPQDWTYGRLHRVASDHRAFGKVKALAWLFNHSAPTPGGTNTVNVARPQRGSYAQTHGASYRQVIDLSDMNRSVYIGSLGQDGHPLGRHADDQQGRWIAGEYLPMSTDPMDWGRTRTLQLTPDPPARTR, encoded by the coding sequence ATGGTGCTGCGGCGCAGATCGGTGTGGTGGAGGCTTTGGCATGCATCTGCCCTGGTGGTCCTGCTGCTGGCCCTGGTGCTGGGTGCGGCAGCATGGTGGGTGCATGCAGGAGCGGCGCCACGGGTAGGTGGGGAACTCAGGCTTTCCGGGCTTCAGGGTCCGGTAACGGTCACCCGCGACGAATGGGGTGTGCCGCACATCCGTGCCCGCGCCAGTGACGAGGACGCGGTCTATGCCCTGGGTTTCGTGCACTGGCAGGACCGCTCCTGGCAGATGGATTTTCAGCGCCGGGTGGTGCAGGGCCGCCTGTCTGAAGTCCTGGGTGCCGCGGCCCTGCCGCAGGACCGGTTTTTGCGTACCTGGGGATTTCAGCGCGCCGCTCTCTCGGCGTTGCCGGCCCTTTCGGAACGCAGCCGCGGGCTGATCCGGGCTTACACGGCGGGCGTAAACGCTGCGATGAAGCAGGGGAAGGTTGCCCTGGAATTCCGCATCCTGCGCTACAGCCCGGAACCCTGGACCGAGGTGGACAGCCTGTCGTGGAGCAAGCTGATGGCCTATGACCTGGGCGGCAACCAGGCTGATGAGGTGCTGGGAACCCGGGTGGTCAGCAAGCTGGGTAGACGCGGTCTGAACGAGGTAACCGCTCCGTACCCGGCAGGAGCCCCCACAGTCCTGAGTGCTGATGAACTGGGTGCGGTGCACCCAACCCCGCCCGCGCCGGTAAACACCGGACCCGAGCACGCCAGCCGCCCGAAGACTGGGCTGCCACCTGCGACTGTGCAGGCCTTGCAGGCACACCTGAACGCGGCGCGGGAACTGGGCCTGCAGGCCGTGCCCGGCAAGGGCAGCAACAACTGGGTTCTGGCCGGCAGCCGCACCGCGAGCGGCAGGCCGATCCTGGCGGATGATCCGCATCTGGCGCTGACCAGCCCCATGCTGTGGTACCTCGCTGACCTGCAGGGACCCACCTTGAGAGCCATCGGTGCCAGCATTCCGGGGCTGCCCAGCATTGTGATCGGGCGCAATGACCGGGTCGCCTGGGGCGTGACCAACGTGAACCCGGACGTGCAGGATCTGTACATTGAGCCGGAAGGGGCACGCCTGAGTGCCCGTACCGAAGTCATCCGGGTCAAGGGCCAGCCGGACGTGCACCTCAGGGTGCGCGAAAGCAGGCACGGACCTATCGTCAGTGACGTAGGTGCCGGCGAAGTCGGGCCTCGTGTGGCGTTGAAATGGACAGCGCTGCAGCCCGGCGACACCACCCTGGACGCGTTCCTGGGTCTCAACTATGCGCGCAACTGGCAGGATTTCACACGGGCACTGGAAAAATACGTGGCCCCGACTCAGAGCTTTGTCTATGCCGATGTAGACGGCAATACTGGCTACTACGCCCCTGGACGCATTCCGGTCCGAAAGGGCTGGGACGGCAGCCTGCCGGTGTCTGGCGACGGCCGCCGCGAATGGCAGGGTTACATTCCGCATGCCCGGCTGCCACACACCTATAACCCTGCCGATGGGCTGATCGTCAGTGCCAACAATCAAGTGGTGCCGGCCGCCTATGCTTTTTCCCTGGGGAACCCACGGAACTGGGCCGAACCCTACCGGGCGCAGCGCATCACCGAACTGCTCTCCGTGCGTCCAGGTGGCCTGACGCTTGCCGACGTGCAGCGGGTACAGCTTGACACCGTCAGCCCGGTGTGGAGTGATTTCCGCTCTGTGCTGCTGAAGACCGTGCCCGGCAGTGACCTGTCTCGCCGGGCCCTGGCCCTGCTTCGTGGCTGGGACGGTAACGAGACGGTAGACAGCGTTCAGGCCACTCTTTTTGAAGCCTGGCTGATGCAGCTGCACGGTCTGGCAGAGGATGAGCTGGAAACCCAGACCCAGATGAACAGTCTCAGCGTCCTGAATCAGCTGCGCCGGAATGGTGCCCTGTGCGCGGTGAATGGTCAGGGAACCTGTGCCGAGGCCCTGTCGGGCAGCCTGGAAGCGGCGGTGGCAGATCTGCGGTCCCGACTTGGTCCGGAGCCTCAGGACTGGACCTATGGCCGGCTGCACCGGGTCGCCAGTGACCACCGTGCTTTCGGAAAGGTCAAGGCGCTGGCCTGGCTGTTCAACCACTCGGCTCCTACACCAGGAGGTACGAACACGGTCAATGTCGCCCGGCCTCAGCGCGGCTCCTATGCCCAGACCCACGGGGCGAGCTACCGGCAGGTGATTGACCTGAGTGACATGAACCGCAGCGTGTATATCGGGAGCCTTGGCCAGGACGGCCATCCGCTCGGCCGTCACGCCGACGACCAGCAGGGCCGCTGGATCGCGGGAGAGTACCTGCCCATGAGTACAGACCCTATGGACTGGGGCCGGACCCGGACCCTGCAGCTGACGCCTGATCCGCCAGCACGGACCAGATGA
- a CDS encoding metallophosphoesterase, with protein MHKFIAIGDVHADFDTMWSALRAASCADAQGRPTLPVLTGLYQVVLIGDLVHPKNEREYGRLAGVTRFEVDNPDHLYYAATAQIRALEALKAYQEAAPHAVHIILGNHDDVVINPQYVLGTSGGLRHLEFDPEHGGLALPAHLRAWMRNFPRELRVASVQFAHASPLPAHLYYDDLFYADHGPKRWFHESPEYVDMAGLSFGIYGHTQIEGGILLNETHRFAMIDALNSREYLELMLDAQQATPVQGVRAVPF; from the coding sequence ATGCACAAATTCATTGCCATCGGTGACGTGCATGCGGACTTCGACACCATGTGGTCAGCCCTGCGCGCCGCAAGCTGCGCCGATGCCCAGGGACGGCCGACGCTCCCGGTGCTTACTGGCCTGTATCAGGTTGTCCTGATCGGGGATCTGGTTCATCCCAAGAATGAGCGTGAGTACGGCCGCCTGGCAGGGGTCACGCGTTTTGAGGTCGACAACCCCGACCACCTGTATTACGCCGCCACCGCCCAGATACGCGCTCTGGAGGCGCTCAAGGCCTACCAGGAAGCGGCTCCGCATGCTGTTCACATCATTCTGGGCAATCACGATGATGTGGTGATCAATCCACAGTACGTCCTGGGGACAAGCGGCGGCTTGCGTCATCTGGAATTCGATCCCGAGCACGGTGGCCTGGCGCTGCCCGCACATCTGCGTGCCTGGATGCGGAACTTCCCCCGTGAACTGCGCGTGGCCAGTGTGCAGTTCGCCCATGCCAGCCCGCTACCGGCCCACTTGTACTACGACGATCTGTTCTACGCCGATCATGGACCCAAGCGCTGGTTCCATGAGTCGCCGGAGTATGTCGACATGGCCGGGCTGAGTTTTGGGATCTACGGTCATACCCAGATCGAGGGCGGCATTCTGCTGAACGAGACTCACCGCTTCGCCATGATCGATGCTCTGAATAGTCGTGAGTACCTTGAACTGATGCTGGACGCCCAACAGGCCACCCCAGTTCAGGGCGTGCGCGCGGTTCCGTTCTGA
- the queF gene encoding preQ(1) synthase: MTTTPPCQPGFDRRYDVQGLDAIDVAVLDTFAYVRQDDPAAYPGEPMDIEIITDEFSPVCPWSGLPDFGRLEIRYQPREKCVELKSLKYYLTSYRFVGIYHEHATRRLLADLTQLLDPLSMTIRCDYGMRGGLNTVCTVRYVAPERREDALDPQD; encoded by the coding sequence ATGACAACGACCCCCCCGTGCCAGCCGGGTTTTGACCGGCGCTACGACGTGCAAGGCCTCGACGCCATCGACGTGGCGGTGCTCGACACCTTTGCTTACGTCCGTCAGGACGATCCGGCCGCCTACCCTGGCGAACCGATGGACATCGAGATCATCACCGACGAGTTCAGCCCGGTGTGCCCCTGGAGCGGCCTGCCGGACTTTGGCCGGCTGGAGATCCGCTACCAGCCACGCGAAAAATGCGTGGAACTCAAGAGCCTGAAGTACTACCTGACCAGCTACCGCTTCGTGGGGATCTATCACGAGCATGCCACCCGGCGGCTGCTGGCGGACCTGACGCAGCTGCTTGATCCGCTGTCGATGACCATCCGCTGTGATTACGGCATGCGTGGTGGCCTCAATACCGTTTGCACCGTCCGCTACGTCGCGCCCGAAAGGAGAGAGGATGCCCTGGACCCTCAGGACTGA
- a CDS encoding 6-pyruvoyl trahydropterin synthase family protein gives MPWTLRTEFTFDSAHVIAGYDGPCGRLHGHTYRVRMELTSSRLRPSAHVRRNIMVADFRTLKWAKKDVTGGGLDHTYLNDVPELGDDTTAEVIAAYIHRKTMERVRADLEPGDDGADLKLKVTLWETPDSSCEYWE, from the coding sequence ATGCCCTGGACCCTCAGGACTGAGTTCACCTTTGATTCCGCCCATGTGATCGCCGGGTATGACGGTCCGTGCGGGCGGCTGCACGGTCATACCTACCGCGTACGTATGGAACTGACCTCCTCCCGGTTGCGGCCCAGTGCCCATGTCCGGCGCAACATCATGGTGGCGGACTTCCGCACCCTGAAATGGGCGAAGAAGGACGTGACCGGGGGCGGGCTGGATCATACCTACCTGAATGACGTGCCTGAGCTGGGGGATGACACCACGGCGGAAGTGATTGCCGCGTATATCCACCGCAAGACCATGGAGCGCGTGCGTGCGGATCTGGAGCCGGGAGACGATGGTGCCGACCTGAAACTGAAGGTGACCCTCTGGGAGACCCCGGACTCCTCGTGCGAGTACTGGGAATGA
- a CDS encoding 7-carboxy-7-deazaguanine synthase QueE, with protein sequence MKYPVFERFYTWQGEGVHLGRAAYFVRLYGCPQECPWCDSAGTWHKDYRPAGVQLMTPEAIAACVAQESPEGAVVVITGGEPILFDLTPLVEALHGLGRRVHLETSGIAPLRGAIDWVTLSPKPFGTLPLPSVVQQAHEVKIIVHDTSDIRDGLATLDGLKDDAVIWLHPEWSKARERDAAVLNAITEAVKANPRLRAGYQMHKLYRADDLDAGSDKRPIPLGGNPQLGY encoded by the coding sequence ATGAAATACCCCGTCTTCGAACGCTTCTACACCTGGCAGGGTGAGGGCGTTCACCTGGGCCGCGCCGCGTATTTCGTGCGGCTGTACGGGTGCCCGCAGGAATGCCCGTGGTGTGACAGCGCCGGAACCTGGCACAAGGACTACCGCCCGGCCGGGGTGCAGCTGATGACCCCTGAGGCCATTGCGGCCTGTGTGGCCCAGGAGAGCCCCGAGGGAGCGGTGGTGGTCATAACTGGCGGTGAACCCATCCTCTTTGACCTGACTCCGCTTGTCGAGGCGCTGCATGGCCTGGGCCGGCGTGTTCACCTGGAGACCAGCGGGATCGCGCCGCTCAGGGGAGCGATCGACTGGGTAACGCTTTCACCCAAACCATTTGGGACCCTGCCGCTGCCTTCGGTGGTCCAGCAGGCCCATGAGGTGAAGATCATCGTTCACGACACCAGCGATATCCGGGACGGACTGGCAACGCTGGACGGCCTGAAGGACGACGCGGTGATCTGGCTGCACCCGGAGTGGAGCAAGGCGCGCGAGCGGGACGCGGCGGTGCTCAATGCCATTACCGAGGCCGTGAAGGCCAACCCCCGCCTGCGGGCGGGCTATCAGATGCATAAGCTGTACCGCGCCGACGATCTGGACGCAGGCAGTGACAAACGGCCCATTCCGCTGGGCGGAAATCCGCAACTGGGGTACTGA
- the queC gene encoding 7-cyano-7-deazaguanine synthase QueC, whose product MTTQQKRAVVLLSGGLDSSTVLGIATRRDGYTCAALSFRYGQRHTVELDRAAQIARHFGAEHRIIDINLGSFGGSALTDETITVPTDGADDGVIPPTYVPGRNTVFIAIGLSLAEAIGAERIYLGINAVDYSGYPDCRPEYLEAYQHLANLATKAGLEGHGAALVAPLLHMTKVDIVNAALELGVPVDVTWSCYQGGTEPCGVCDSCRIRDRALTEAGHPELASRPAQLAADSGLTS is encoded by the coding sequence ATGACGACACAGCAAAAACGCGCCGTGGTTCTTCTTTCCGGTGGGCTCGATTCCAGCACGGTGCTGGGGATCGCCACGCGGCGTGACGGGTACACCTGCGCCGCACTGTCTTTCCGTTACGGTCAGCGGCACACCGTCGAACTGGACCGGGCCGCGCAGATTGCCCGGCATTTCGGGGCCGAGCACCGCATCATCGATATCAACCTCGGCAGCTTCGGGGGAAGTGCGCTGACGGACGAGACCATCACGGTTCCCACGGACGGCGCCGACGACGGGGTCATTCCGCCGACCTACGTGCCGGGACGCAACACCGTGTTTATCGCCATCGGCCTGAGCCTGGCCGAGGCGATAGGCGCCGAGCGGATCTATCTGGGCATCAACGCCGTGGATTACAGCGGTTACCCCGACTGCCGCCCCGAGTATCTGGAGGCCTACCAGCACCTTGCGAATCTGGCCACCAAGGCCGGACTGGAAGGACACGGGGCTGCCCTGGTGGCGCCGCTGCTGCATATGACCAAGGTCGATATCGTGAACGCGGCACTGGAACTCGGTGTGCCGGTCGACGTGACCTGGAGCTGCTACCAGGGCGGAACAGAGCCGTGCGGCGTGTGCGATTCCTGCCGAATCCGCGACCGGGCGCTGACCGAGGCAGGTCACCCTGAGCTGGCCAGCCGGCCGGCCCAGCTGGCCGCGGATTCCGGGCTCACGTCCTGA
- a CDS encoding alpha/beta fold hydrolase gives MSYVTVGQENGQNIELYFEDHGSGQPVVLIHGFPLNGHSWERQEAALLDSGYRVITYDRRGFGASSKPSSGYDYDTFTADLDALLRHLDVRDVVLVGFSMGSGEVTRYVAQYGTERVSKAVLIGPIPPFLLKTADNPDGVPQEVFDGIKDAIRQDRPKFLTSFFENFYNTDVHLGTRLSEEVLRMNWNVAARASGRATLACVDTWLTDFREDVARINIPTLIIHGDADRILPFDATAKRLPDLIAGSELVVIPEGPHNILWPFAEEVNQALLNFLRK, from the coding sequence ATGTCATACGTTACGGTCGGACAGGAAAACGGGCAGAACATCGAACTGTATTTCGAGGACCACGGCAGCGGCCAGCCGGTGGTCCTGATTCATGGCTTTCCGCTTAACGGCCACTCCTGGGAGCGGCAGGAGGCAGCCCTGCTGGACAGTGGTTACCGGGTCATCACCTACGACCGCCGCGGCTTCGGAGCCTCCAGCAAACCCAGCAGCGGCTACGACTATGACACCTTCACGGCGGACCTCGACGCCCTCTTGCGGCATCTCGACGTACGCGACGTGGTGCTGGTGGGGTTCTCGATGGGCAGCGGCGAGGTGACGCGCTATGTGGCGCAGTACGGCACGGAGCGGGTCAGCAAGGCGGTGCTGATCGGACCAATTCCACCTTTCCTGCTCAAGACCGCAGACAACCCGGACGGCGTTCCGCAGGAAGTGTTTGACGGCATCAAGGACGCCATCCGCCAGGATCGTCCGAAGTTTCTGACCTCATTCTTCGAGAATTTCTACAACACCGACGTCCACCTCGGCACCCGCCTCAGCGAGGAAGTGCTGCGCATGAACTGGAACGTTGCCGCCCGCGCTTCCGGCCGCGCCACGCTCGCATGCGTGGATACCTGGCTGACCGACTTCCGCGAGGACGTCGCACGAATCAATATTCCCACCCTGATCATTCACGGCGACGCCGACCGCATCCTGCCGTTCGACGCGACCGCAAAGCGCCTGCCCGACCTGATTGCGGGCAGTGAGCTGGTTGTCATCCCCGAAGGGCCACACAACATCCTGTGGCCCTTCGCTGAAGAAGTGAACCAGGCGCTGCTGAACTTTCTGCGCAAATAA